The genomic region TCAATTTTGGGAAGCCCTAAAAAGATACTGGAGCATGTACTCATGTGACGTGAATTGTTTTATACAATCAAGTGGAACAATCCCCTCTAGTACTTCACAAATCCAGCACCCTGAGCCTTCCCTAAAACTGACTCTATGTCACCAtgaaacaaatgaaaattttttgccACAGCGAAACCAGTATACATCCCATCAACTGCTGCACTTACAATCCCACCAGCATAACCTGCTCCTTCACCAACTGGGTACAGCCCTCTTAAAGACATGCTCTCATATGTGTCACTGTGGCGTGGAATCTGAATGGGAGAGCTAGTTCTAGTctgaaagaaagaatgaaatttgaacagaaaagtgaaaaagacAATCGATGCAAAGAAGCtgcaaatcaattaaattgtcATAAAATAATGTCAGTCACCATTTAAAAGGAGCATAAATGAGATAGATAGATATGTGAATTGCCTAAAGAAAACTTCTAGGGATCAACAATACATATTATGTTGTCTAAATGCTGTGtccatgtgtgtgtgtgtgtgtgtctgTCTGtgttggggggggggggtggtgGTGTGCAGCACGGCGGGCAGCATGAAAGAACCAGATCTAGTTTGGAAGTGAAAATACAAATTTCATGGTATGATTAAAGTTGTGAACAAcgatttaattttatcaacATGTTGCAGAGAGCATGAAATTAGACTGGCCAAATGGGAAGAAGATTCATGTGGCAAAGCCCAATGAGTTTGAGATAATGCTTTACTTGAGTTGgatattaatttatatgaCAAGACTATGATACATTTTATGAAATAGTTTGTTAACCAATTTATAGAGAAAAGCCAAAAATGAGGTTATGGAGTATGCCAAAAATGAGGTTACGAAATATGAGAAGCAGAACCCAATCTGATATCAAATGCACAAAAAAATACTACTCAATATAAAGAAAAGTGTAGCAGCAGCAAATTGGTTACCTCTACTCCATGAAGAAGAGCCTCCTTAGAGATAAATCCAGGTAGCTGAAAGTTCAAATGGttggagaaaaagaaacgCTTCTTAGGTTTAGTTTGGATATTATCAAATGGACATGGAAATGGGAAAGCGGAATAATATATTGGGGAAATATAATAACACCTCTTTATCAAACATTGAGATAGAATATCGTATAGCATCTGTCATATACATGGGGAATAATTCATGGAGACTTGCTGCCTTCACTCCTAACCGGTAGCTTGATGGTGGCATAGATGTTACTGATAAGATAAGGCAAGTTTTAGCCagatgaaaattaaaagcaaaacaaatttgaaaacGGACAAAAAAATGTTACCTGAtactttattttccatgaaatcAGGAACTGTCTGCACAGGCACCACAAAATTTCCCCCTCCCATTAATGCTGCTCTTCGCTCAAATTCCCTCtgaataacaaaatgataAAACAGAATCAAAAAGCAATATTGAAGAAAGCCTCAATCTTTATATCTTATAATTCCTGCGGGGAGTAGAGACTGCAAGCAGGTGAAAGGTAACCCAATAAATAATGTGGAATTATTTTACTCTGTCATtcatagaaaaagaaaattttcacaGGGGTGTAAGAAGAGTCTGTAAGTATTGCTGCTCTCAAGTTTTTTGATAAGTCAAACAGAAATATGGTGCCTGCATGGAAGTCTCTATGGTCAAGCCTACAGTAGtaccttgttttttttttaagatacCAAAGGTAAGAACAAAACGGCTACCTGAAATTTGACCCCAGCAAGAGGTCCATGGAAATTTAATGCGTcaaaatcctttgttgagacAGTCACAACAAGGGCAGCATTTGCCCACCTAGATGAACGGCGAGAAAATGACATCCCATTGATACAGATCTCTGATGGGCTTGTACTAGTGAGAACAACCTGCAAAACCCAATATAAGCGATTTCACCAGAAGATATATTCCACAGATGTTTCTAATATTTATGATGGCTTCCTAACTCTTCCTGCCTGTACCTAAAACCTATATATCTAGATTCAACTAAACACTCTTCAAGAAAATAGTTAATCAGAAAGTTCAAATGTTCTCCATTATGCAAATGACCATCAAGAGTTATGAAGCATGTATAAGATAGAAGTTACAATACAGTTTAGAtatgttaataaaaaaaataatagtttacTACATTAAAGCCTACTGTATATTAAACAGTGTACCATTCAGTTGAAAGTATATTAAACTACATGAAAATTCCTTCTCATAATGAGCTACAACCTGTATGTTATTCTCTTTCTTAACTCTTATTCATTAAACTGATTCTTAATCTATGTTTCCATAAATGTttgatatatattaataagtgTCTAGAAAAGGaagtatttttaaatttggatACATATGTGAAATATTGAACAGGCATGACTCAATTATTTCCTATGTGGAATGGTTCCTCTATAGAGGTATTCATGTGTCAAGGAGGAAATTGATTGAGAAATATTTATGTAGTACTTAGACTACACATTTCCTGGTGAAATAAGAAGCACCAATATCATCACCTACAGagcattaaaaacaattaaaatgtatactgcaaataaaaaaaacaaaaggacaAACATACCTGCCCACCAGGGCACATGCAGAAAGAATAACAACTACGGCTTGTGGACTCCAACTTGAATGGCGAGTGTTCATCCTCATTGCTAACATACTGCACGACCTTATAATCTGCCACTGGTACTTTCCCACGTCCTCTGCAAACTTCATTGGCCAATCCAGAATACTGCACAGGTGAATAGTTCAGACCTTTAGAAATATAAGAACAATTTCAAAAAGCAGGAGCCTTCACATGGTTATAAAACTTCATTTTGTTTCAAGTTTATTCTACATACATTCTTTATAAACATCATTAATAAAGAGTCAAATAGTTTGCTGACAGTGAAAAATTCTGGATTTTCAGTCATTCCGTTCTTTCCAAGTCATAAAAAATCACATCACAGAAAACCTCCCTACAGATAATGATAACATAAAATCTGATGCAAATGGAAGCTACATGATAATTTGAAGCATGATGGAAGCACTACAACATTGTGATATTAGAGACTAAAATTTGGTTGCTAAAACTTTAAACTTAAACCTCAAAACTCCTCCAATAGTAATACTGTTGACACTCAGGGTGACAACTATTGGAGTTTAATATCTCCTAGAAATATGGATCACACATTAAAGGCCAGAGCACAATGTGGAAagacaagagagaaaaagaaatgactGAAAGAACGTAGCAGTTGCATTCCATGCACAACACTGCACTAATACCAAGGAGCCAAATACTCAATCTTCAACATTTTCACAGTTTGGATATGTTCACACAAAAATTATTCAGATTTCAAAACTTGAGGTAACATGCAACTTGGAGGGCAAATTATTTTGTAACCCAGCTAGACTGTGGACCAGAAACATTCAATAAACTCGATTAATTTCATTACAAGATTCACAAAACAAAATCTGCAGGCAACTAAACAACTACaggaataagaaagaaaatgaccACAAGTAGGCCGTGCTCTTCTCTGATTCAACAGAATGGCAATAAGTCCTCAGATATTGATAGACATGGAAGTCCTTAAATaaacacaattttttttttcacggGGCAAGGGAGGGGNNNNNNNNNNNNNNNNNNNNNNNNNNNNNNNNNNNNNNNNNNNNNNNNNNNNNNNNNNNNNNNNNNNNgggggggggggggggtggggtGAGAGAGGAGGCATACAAATCCATTTTATACGTGAGTAGAAGGAAAAGTTCCAAATCAGAATGCAGCTGACTGGAGATAATTACAGCTATGAGTATGCAAAATTTCCTCAACTTGAACTTTTCTTGATTAGTATacagaaaaaaattaaaacaaaaatatataaatgacCTGTATGCTGTTGATTAGTTCCTGAGGATGCTCTACTCGAAAACCAACCTGTTTTGACAAAGCAAGTTACGAAGATAAATTACTAATCAACATCCAAACTCAGGTATCATTGCacaatttttattcatttctaAATGATATTGCCAGCCACAAAACACATTCCAGAACGTATATAACTAACGTCCGCAGCTCTCAGTACCCCCATGAAATGACAATGAAAATTCTGCAATATCCAGTAGACCATTGGAGCCAAAacttggaagaaaagaaaaggaaaacgcGATTGAGAATTTAGAAGAGAGAAATGAACTATCAGCAACTCAAGAAAACTGTTAAAAACTGTGTTTCACACAGCATCATATGTCTGAGCTTACCTATGTGTGCATGTATTCAGATGGTTTTATAGGTGTCTCCTCTAATGTGCGTCTATATAAGAGATAAATTTGGAGAattcaaacaactaaaaaaacGAAGTAATCTCTGTTATAATATCTTAGGAAGGTGAGTAAAAGAACGAAAGCTGTAGTGGCTAACAGATTGGTCTGTCCGAATGCCCCACACTAGGACAAAATAGCTACCCTTGGAATTCGTTTTCCCAGAGCACAATATAAACTATTCATGTTTTTCAAAAATGCAAGTTCACATATTTCAATTATGGGATAATGCTCACAACAACtgttttgataattttagGATCACACTAGCTGTAAGTGATGTTGGTTGATGCTGGGCAACATTGGTAAAGTGACAAAAGTTGGAAATGCAGGGGAATGTGCTTTCACCATGAGATGACAATGAAAATTCTGCAATTTCCAGTAGACCATTGGCACCAACacttggaagaaaagaaaaggaaaaagcgATTGAGGATTGAGAAGAGTGAAATGAACCATAGGCAACTCAAGAAAACTGTTAAAAACTGTGTTTCACACAGCATCATATGTCTGAGCTTACCCATGTGTGCGTGTATTCAGATGGTTTTATAGGTGTCTCCTCTAATGTGCATCTATATAAGAGATAAATTTGGAGAAttcaaaaaactaaaacaaagaAGTAATCTCCGTTATAATATCTTAGGTAGGTGAGTAAAAGAATGAAAGCTGTAGTGGCTAATAGAGTGGTCCATCCGAATGCCCCACACTAAGACAAAATAGCTACCCCTGGAATTCATTTTCCCAGATCATGATATAAACTATTCATGTGTTTCACCAATGCAAGTTCACATACTTCAATCATGGGATAATGCTCACAACAACTGTTTTGATGCTTTTAGGATCACACTAGCTGTAAGTGATGTCAGTTGATGCTGGGCAACATTGATAAAGTGACAAAAGTTGGAAATGCAGGGGAATGTGCTTTCAGGAAATGATATATTAACAAAGCAAAGTTGCACAAGTGATGCACAAGAACTCACAGCAAAATCTTTTGGGACCAAATCCAAATTATGAGAAAGAAGCATTTGATATATATCACGTGCAGAATGTCCAACAGCCAGAATAACTGCGTCAAATCCCAACCTCTTACAGTCTAACTGCAATTTATTTGTTGAATCAGAGACTTCAACACCCATAACATGTCCATTCTGTATGAGCAGATCATCTACCCTCGTTCCGAACTTGATAGTCACCTAAGCATATATAAACGAAAAAGCAAAATCACATTTTGAACTGTAATAAAGGAAGCAAACTTTGTCTGATATACACATTAATATCAAAAGGAAAGAAGTTAATTATTAAACTCACACCCAATGATTGAAGATGTTGCCGAAAGTTACGGAGTAAAGGAACCAGCCTATCTGTTCCCAAATGAGGCTTTCCATCAACCAATATATTTTTCGGAGCACCAAAATGAACCAAGGTGTTCATGATCTGAGAAAAGAATATTTGTGAGTCAATCTATTCTGTGAGTAATgcatgataaaattttaagactCAAAATCACAATAATACATGTAACACATAAGGGTGAAATGATTATAgttcccttttctttctttatcaaCATATCCTTTTggcaaattaataaatatagcTACACAACATTTCTCTGATGTTTGGAATTAAACCTCCCACTTAGTGGCAGAGCAATTGGGCTTTCTTTTAGCTGAACAATCCGTCCTTCACAATACTAagcatatcaaaattttttgcaaTAGCCAGATATACATCAATGAATATCTGTAATCCACATAAAGTGCCATAATTCAAAACTTCATCATTATTATGCCAAGTGCAATCAATTGCATGCAGGAAGTACATTGCACTGTCTAAGTATATCTCCATGCAGAAAGAGCAGGTGggtttaatttaaaaaatcatacaATTAGCAAATCCATATAAAAGCATGCTGATGACAACTGAATATCAACCCAGGAGTAGGAGAAAGCAACACTTTACtagaacaacaaaaaaaaagggggggaGGGGGGATTTTAAAATCCTGAGGAATGGTTCTGACCGCCAAAACACTGCCACTGTTTCTTCCAATTCTAGTTACCAGCTTTCCATCACTCCAGGTACCTGCACCACCCTGCCATACATAAGTCCTTAATATGACTGGAAAGTGAATGAAAAAATAACACTAGCTGAGaaacataaaaactaaaaaccccatagagaagaaaaatgaagttgGTTTTGAGAAAAGCAACAAAGGACTTGGATTTCACAGGAAATATATAGAAGTCAAGCAAATGACTTCGATAGCCAACTAACCAAGTtattattttccataaaaaaattGCTTCTTGAATATTTTATGAGGCAAGTAGTTTTACAGGGTTATATGCTATCATAGATAACTAACAATGCATTGGTGTAGACCAAAATGCATTTAAAAGCTTGATTGGA from Theobroma cacao cultivar B97-61/B2 chromosome 9, Criollo_cocoa_genome_V2, whole genome shotgun sequence harbors:
- the LOC18589009 gene encoding uncharacterized protein Cbei_0202, which translates into the protein MVALTMSSPLQCPSKLLFPLPHPYCNSVLPYPTPRLPYPRRQTVRIICAKRRGKQRYPSEKKKLKLKQKEVVSSVSNKFEGIWRLSKLAVSVQNDPGKDFLEVHNGLLQEIAKVLEFPVASMLPAEAFSVVRKSFDARKILKEAKFVYTVDMDVRKLLSLEPRTWDFISRLEPKVGLIEHMPHERSSHDLTSIVRDFKDSNDDTLAREHRHNIDSSVSLKCSPARKPKIAVVGSGPSGLFASLVLAEFGADVTLIERGQTVERRGRDIGALVVRRILESESNFCFGEGGAGTWSDGKLVTRIGRNSGSVLAIMNTLVHFGAPKNILVDGKPHLGTDRLVPLLRNFRQHLQSLGVTIKFGTRVDDLLIQNGHVMGVEVSDSTNKLQLDCKRLGFDAVILAVGHSARDIYQMLLSHNLDLVPKDFAVGFRVEHPQELINSIQYSGLANEVCRGRGKVPVADYKVVQYVSNEDEHSPFKLESTSRSCYSFCMCPGGQVVLTSTSPSEICINGMSFSRRSSRWANAALVVTVSTKDFDALNFHGPLAGVKFQREFERRAALMGGGNFVVPVQTVPDFMENKVSVTSMPPSSYRLGVKAASLHELFPMYMTDAIRYSISMFDKELPGFISKEALLHGVETRTSSPIQIPRHSDTYESMSLRGLYPVGEGAGYAGGIVSAAVDGMYTGFAVAKNFHLFHGDIESVLGKAQGAGFVKY